The following coding sequences lie in one Candidatus Effluviviaceae Genus I sp. genomic window:
- a CDS encoding helix-hairpin-helix domain-containing protein, translated as MSRFASAARALLAASIVVAVASQALPARADGAPSSPDDVVQAPEPGDALDIAAALEAAGVFAYDGEPAGDVGALADDLLREAAAFREHPLDVNSAPLGNLLRLPFLDPGAALRIVAARAEGGPFATTEELVDRGCLSPEAYALVAPYVTAVAPRDAVAGAAGNAGARTARAAGNARAAPAPALRWSALVRGSSSSTVASRAPGSFARLRAAHGDRLRLGLACERDQGEASLADHAALGAEWRPVEGLRVGVGDLGVAWGQGLVAGASGIASVAGFPRRSERLRIYDGASESTARRGAYAEAERGILRAQVVLARTRLDAGLNAEGLVSSLRASGLHRTDGERAGRDALEEELVAVRLTLAPRPGARFAATVARFRYDPAFAAGDPERQRFRFAGSALRLGGADALLRGERWQVGAEVAATEDGAAAWAGAAKASLGRAAVAFGAARFAPDYWSPLGS; from the coding sequence TTGTCACGGTTCGCTTCGGCCGCTAGGGCTCTGCTTGCGGCCTCGATCGTGGTTGCCGTCGCGTCGCAGGCGCTCCCGGCGCGCGCGGACGGAGCGCCGTCATCGCCGGACGATGTCGTCCAGGCGCCGGAGCCGGGCGATGCGCTCGACATCGCCGCCGCGCTCGAGGCGGCCGGCGTGTTCGCATACGACGGCGAGCCCGCGGGTGACGTGGGAGCGCTTGCGGACGACCTCTTGCGGGAAGCGGCCGCGTTCCGTGAGCACCCGCTCGACGTGAACTCGGCGCCCTTGGGAAACCTCCTGCGACTTCCGTTCCTGGACCCCGGCGCGGCGCTCAGGATCGTCGCCGCGCGCGCCGAGGGCGGTCCGTTCGCGACGACCGAGGAACTGGTGGACCGCGGGTGCCTCTCGCCGGAGGCGTACGCGCTGGTCGCGCCGTACGTCACAGCAGTGGCGCCGCGCGACGCGGTGGCCGGGGCGGCCGGCAACGCCGGCGCCCGGACGGCGCGTGCTGCCGGCAATGCCCGCGCTGCCCCTGCGCCGGCCCTCCGCTGGAGCGCGCTCGTGCGCGGCTCCTCCTCGTCCACGGTCGCTTCACGCGCTCCCGGGTCGTTCGCACGGCTCAGGGCCGCGCACGGGGACCGCCTGCGACTCGGGCTTGCGTGCGAGCGTGACCAGGGCGAGGCGTCGCTCGCGGACCACGCGGCGCTCGGCGCGGAGTGGCGGCCGGTGGAGGGACTGCGGGTCGGGGTCGGGGACCTCGGGGTCGCTTGGGGGCAGGGCCTCGTCGCCGGCGCGTCCGGCATCGCGTCGGTCGCGGGCTTCCCGCGGCGGAGCGAGCGGCTCCGCATCTACGACGGGGCGTCCGAGTCCACGGCGCGGCGCGGCGCGTACGCTGAGGCGGAGCGCGGCATCCTCCGCGCGCAGGTCGTCCTCGCCCGCACGCGGCTCGACGCCGGGCTCAACGCGGAGGGACTCGTGAGCTCGCTTCGCGCGAGCGGGCTGCACAGGACCGACGGCGAACGCGCGGGCCGGGACGCGCTCGAGGAGGAGCTTGTCGCGGTCCGGCTCACGCTTGCACCGCGGCCCGGCGCGCGGTTCGCCGCCACCGTCGCGAGGTTCAGGTACGACCCGGCGTTCGCGGCGGGGGATCCGGAGCGGCAGCGGTTCAGGTTCGCAGGAAGCGCGCTGCGGCTCGGGGGCGCTGACGCGCTCCTGCGCGGCGAGCGGTGGCAGGTCGGCGCCGAGGTCGCCGCGACCGAGGACGGTGCGGCGGCGTGGGCGGGAGCCGCGAAGGCGTCGCTCGGGCGCGCGGCCGTGGCGTTCGGGGCAGCGCGCTTCGCGCCGGACTACTGGAGCCCGCTCGGGTCTG